The window CTCATCGCCGCCGCGTTCGAACTCGACGCGGTTCTCGTCACCGACGACTACGCGATGCAGAACGTCGCCGAGCGACTCAACGTCACCGTCGAAGTCATCGCCCAGGACGGAATCTCCGAGCAGCGAAGTTGGAAGTTCCAGTGTCAGGGCTGTGGCCGCGAGTTCGACGAGAACAAAGACCGCTGTCCCATCTGCGGGATGGGCCTCGCACGAAAGAACCCGGCGTAGACCGACAGCCGCCCGGCGTTAGAGCAGTCCAGTCGTCTGCGCGTAACTCGCGAGGAACTGGACTGCGTTGAACAGACCGTGAGCGACGGCAGCGACGAGGAGATTGCCACTCTGCTCGTAGATAATCGCGAGGACGCTCCCGAGGACGAACACCATCCCGAGCGAGATGAGCATCCCTTCACCCGAGAACGACCAGAGGTGGATAGAGGCGAACACCGCACTCGACAGAACGACGGCCGGGGCTGGCCCCCAGAGGCGGCGGAGTTCGCCGTACGCGATACCTCGGAAGATGAGTTCTTCGGTCGGACCTACGAGGAAGATAGTGACAGCGGTGAGATAGAGGAAGTACACCGGATTCTCACGGCCCTGTTGTGCCAGGACGCTCTCTCCGCTCTGGATGTCGAGGAGGTTCATCAGCGCCGTCGCGGCGAGGTAGACGACGAGAAGCGCGAACAGACCGCCGCCAATCCACAGCATGTCTCGCTTCGAGGGGCGTTCGAGGCGGATGATGTCCCAGTCGTCGCGGGACGCGAGGTACGCGAGTCCGACGACGCCGAAGCCGACGAACTGTCCCGCGCTGGCGATGGCGTCTACGAGCGGGTCTGACGGGGCGAGGAACCCTCTCCCGATTCCGCTCGCGACGGCACCGAACATCGCACCGACGATAAGCGCGAGGGCGACGACGATGATGATACCGCCGTACGCCTGGAGGTGGTCGCTGGGACTCGCCGACGAGTGGGCGGAGTCGTGTGCCATTGGTCTCCCTTTCGGAAGCAGACCGGATAACGGATTCGGGTCAGGTCGCGTTCGACGTCGCCGTCTGTTCACGCCCGAGAGACAGTCTGGAATCTGTCAACCTACCGTCGCTCCTAACGTGATAGAGGACCTATACGATGTGATGAGTGCACCTCAGCAACTTCACGAGTTGCTATCCGAGGGGAACGAACTCAACATCGTCTGCCACAACAACCCTGACCCAGACTGTCTCGCGAGTGCCCTCGCGTTGGGGCGAATCGCCGCTGCTGCCGGCGTCGATGAGTCACACATCCACATCCTCTACGATGGAGATATCTCGCACCAGCAGAACCGCGCGTTCGTCAACCTCCTGGATATCGACCTCGGTAAGTTCGACCCGAAGACTGTTCGAGACCGTCCTCCAGAGTCGTTGCTCGCGTTCGTCGACCACTCGATTCCCGGTGCGAACAACAGAGTCCCGAAGGACACGCCCATCGATATCGTCATCGACCACCATCCGGCGAACGGTATCGACGCACGATTCGTCGACCACCGAGAGCACATCGGTGCCGCGGCGACCATCCTCACCGAGTACGTCGAAGCACTCGACATCGACATCGACGAGGCGCTAGCGACGGCACTCCTGTTTGCGATTCGTCGCGAGACGCTCAATTTTCTCCGGAGCGTGACCCGCGAAGAATACGAAGCGGCGGCGTTTCTCCACGAGTCAGCGGACCACGAACTACTCCGCCGATTGTCGGCACCGTCGTTCACGGGGGAGACGCTCGATGCGATTGCGACTGCCATCGGCAATAGAAGAGTAAAGCGTTCGGTCCTCGTCTCGCACGTCGGCCGAACCACCGAGCGGGATGCACTACCACAGGCCGCGGACTATCTTGCGACCTTAGAGGGTGTCGAAACGGCCATCATCTTCGGTGTCATCGACGACGCAATCCAACTCAGCGCTCGGTCACCAGACCCGCGTATCCACGCTGGCAACGTCCTCAGAAAAGCGTTCAGCGACGTGGGGAGCGCCGGCGGACACCACGACGTCGCGGGCGGTGAAATCCCGCTCGGCATCTTTGGCGACTACACGAGTGACGACGAGACGTTGCTCCGAATCGTCGAAGAAGTCGTCACTGCACGTCTCTTCGCAGAACTCAAGATAGCCGACGAGTCCAATAAATGACTGCGAGGGGTACGTGCGACGACGCCCGCACAAGTGGTCGACTCAATCGGTCTGAGCGCGAACCGGCGTGTTTGCTCTGCGTCCGGCCGTCTATCTGTTCACACGCTCGATAGGCCGACACTCGACATGGTCACCGACGGTTGAATGTATGATAATACCGAACGTTCGTGTATCTAATTTATGCCTCTAAATAACGTATATTTGTCGTAAAAATGCGCCTCGTTCACGTACTCATCCCAATTGGCAGACTGGAGGACGTTCTCGACGAGTTGGACGACGAAGGAATCGACTACGCTGTGAGCGAAGAGATTGGGAGAGGAGAGTACGAAGCGCAGGTTTCGTTTCCGCTCCCGACCAGCGCAGTCGAACCGGTGTTGACCCGACTCCGGGGCGTCGGACTCGAAGAAGCGGGGTACACCATCGTCGTCAGCGCCGAGACGGTCGTCTCAAAGCGATTCGCCGAGACGAAGAAGAAGTATACCGACCTGTCGCTGTCACGTGCAGAACTGGTCTCGCGTGCCGAGGATATGGCACCGCCGCTGTCCACGTTCGTCGTGATGACTATCGTCAGCGCTGTCGTCGCGACGACGGGGTTGCTGTCGAACTCTGCGGCGGTCATCATCGGCGCGATGATTATCGCGCCCGTGATGGGGCCGGCCATCTCCGCGTCTGTCGGGAGCGTACTCTACGAACCGAAACTCTTCCGTCGAGGTGTCGGGTTGCAGGTTCTCGGCGTGTTGCTCGCCATCGCGAGCGGACTCGTCTTCTCACTGCTGGTCAAAGAGACCCTGTTGGTGCCGCCGGGATTCAATCCGATAGAGGTCCCACAGGTCCAAGAACGACTGACGCCGAACATCCTCTCGCTGGTCCTCGCAGTCGGGGCCGGTGTTGCGGCCGTGTTCAGCCTGACTCGCGGTGTGTCGTCGGTGCTGGTCGGTGCGATGATTGCCGTCGCGCTGGTTCCGCCGGCGGCCACTGTCGGCATCGGCATCGCGTGGGACGCCCCACTCGCGATACTCGAAGCCGGGACCCTCCTACTCGTGAACATTCTCGCGGTGAATCTCGTGGCGCTCAGTCTCCTGTGGGTGAGTGGCTACCGTCCAGTGTCCGAAGGTGATGCGGGCTACGCTCGCAAACGGACCATCCAACTGCTCGGCATCATCACGTTCTCGCTCCTCGTCTTGGGCGTCATTCTCTCGGGTGTGACGCTCCTCTCGATTGCCGACGCCCAGTTCAAGCAGAACCTGAACACCGAGATAGCCGACGTCCTCTCACAACAGCGGTATCAGAACGTCCGCCTCGTAGAAGTCCATATCGACGTCTCACCGGTACAGGGTCTCCTGTTCAGTGAAGACCCCGAAGTGACGATTCTCGTCGACTCCCCCGGTGGGGTCCTACCCAGTGGATTAGCCGAAGCGATTCGCACGACAATCAAAGAAGAACAGGGGTACGACGTCATCGTCCTCATCGAAGCAGTCGACGCGTCCCGGCCTGCTGACGACGAGGCGACGATGACGGAACGGGTGGCCGTTCCCTCTCGGGTCGCCATCTAGGGTCGTTTCGAGCGCTATTCGACGACCAGTCGTTCTTTGTCCGCCACCGCGTCCGCCTCTTCGAAGTCGCCGCCACCGAGGAGGCCGCGGGCGGCGCGTTTGCCCCACTCGACGGCCGGTTGGACGAAGGTATCCACGTTCGCGAGTTCACCGTAGAGGACACAGGCCGCTTCCATCGCGTAGAGGAGTTCGCCGAGGCCGTACTCGTCCACGCGTTCGAGTTCGATGCGGACGTTCGGGCGGTCGGCGGCGACGAGACTCGCTTCCGTGGCCTCGAACTCGGCATCGAGGAGTTCACTGAGCGAGGACCCGCCGAGGTACGCGAGGCCGTCGAGGTCCGTCTCCGGGATGGCTACGTCGTCGCGTTCGGTGGCGCGGACGAGGGTGACGAGTTTGTCCCGTGGGCCGGCGCGGTACAGTTGGAGTTGTGAGTGCTGGTCGGTCGCCCCGAGGGCGCGAAGCGGTGTCTGGCCCAACCCATCCTTGCCGAGTGACTCGGCCCACAACTGTGCGAACCACTCGGAGAACGTCTCCAGCGACTCCGCGTAGGGCATCATCGCGTTCTGGAGCATCCCGCGCTCGGCGAGGGCGAACGAGACGGCACCGTAGGCGTACGCAGGCGAGTCGAACAGCGAGTCGGAGAGACGGGCCTCCTGTGCGGCCGCCCCGTCCAGAATCGCCTCGATGTCGTGCCCGCAGATGGCCGCCGCGGCGAGACCGACTGTCGAGAGGACGGAAAAGCGGCCGGGGACGCCGTCGGGAACCGGGAGAAGTGGCAGGTCGTGCTTCTCGGCGAGGTCACGGAGGTTGCCCTCCTCACCGGTCGTGACGAACGTCCGGTCAGCCCAGTCCACGCCGGCGTCGGCCATCGCCTCGCGGACGACGAGGAAGTTCGCCAGCGTCTCGGCCGTCGTCCCGGAGCGTGAGACGACGTTGACGACGGTCTGCGAGAGGTCCAGCGAGTCGAGGAGCGACGCGACCGCTTCGGGGTCGACGTTGTCGAGGTAGTACGCGTCCACGTCGCTGTCGAGGGCGTCCGTCAGCGTTGCCGCGCCGAGGGCGCTGCCGCCGATACCGACGGTGATGACCGCGTTGGGGTCGTCGAATCGGCTGACTGCCTCGCGAATCGCGTCGGGGTCTGTCGTGCTCGGAAGGTTCAGCGCTTCGTAGCCGTGTTCGTTGTCCTCCCGTCCCTGTTCGATACGTTCGTGGGCGTCCGCGACGCGCCCGTCGAGCCGTTCGAGCGTCTCGCGTGAGACACCGTGGGCCGACGCCGTGTCGAGGACGTTCCCGAGGTCTACTTGCATGGTAATTCGCGCGTCGGCCGGCGTGAAAACGACACCGGTCGGTTTAATCGCAGTCACTCCTAATCACCGGCTAATGGCAGACGACTACGGCGGCGTCTTCGGGGCGTTCCCGTACGCGTTCCGGCACAGCGAGTCGTGGCTGTTCAAACTCTACGTCCTCGTGGGTGCCCTCGCGTCCGGTATCGTCTCGTTGTTCGTCATCTTCGGACTCGTGGTCCTCATCGGCGCGACGGCGGCCGTCCCCGGCGGGTCGCTCACCCTTTCGCGGTCGTTTTACGTCCTCGTGGGACTGTTTCTGGTCGCACCGCTCGTCGCACCCATCCTGTTCGTCGCTCGGCGGCATCGACGCACTGGGTCGGACCCCCGCTACGACGTGAGCCTCGCGTTCACCGGGTTCCTGTTCATGCTCTCGATGTACGTCGGTCTCGTCGTCTCGGTGCCGGCGGACTTACAGACGCCTGTCGAACCGTTCACACTCGGCCCAATCACCGTCTCGGCGCTCGTTCCCGTCGTGGAACTCCTCTACGCGCTTCCGCCGTTGTACGGCCTCGTCCCACCCGTAGTGTGCGCGGCGGCGATTTACGGCGTCCATCGATTGCTGCGGTGAGTAGTGGCCGGACCTCGGTGCACCGAGCTAGGATGGTACCGTCTTCGTAGTTGAACACTCGCAGTAGTCGTTTCACCATCTGTTTCCGTGTGAACCAGCGACAACCAGCGCCGACAGACCCCGAAACGGGGAAAAGGCGCGACTGCCTACACCGGGTGATGACCGAGTCCGAACGAACGGGAACGTTCCTCGTGACGGCGGCCGACGACCAGTCGGCGGTCCTGCGAGACGTGCAATCCGGGCAGGTACACACGCTCTCTTCGAACCCCGGGGTCTCCGAGGAAGAGGCCGTCCGCGGCACCGTCGCGCCCGACCCGCCGATGAACGTCTCGTGGCAACTCGTCGAAGTCGAATCACGCTGGACCGTCTCCATCGAACGCTCGTCGGAGTCGCCGACGACGAACTCGCGAACCATCGCCAGTGAGAACCCCGAGGGCGAACTCGTCACCCAAGAGCGAGCGGGGACGGGCGAAATTCACGTCCTGTCGGTGCCCGAAGAGATGACCGAACAGGCCGTCGACGACATCCTCTCCGACCGAGAGGGACTACTTTCTCGCGCGGCCCGACTCGACGTGAACCGCGTCGAAGTCCGGTCTGGTCCGGGCGTCGTCTCGGTTCGGTACATGCCCTAGTCGGTAGGGAACCCTGTTTTCCGTCGTCAGTCTTGCTTCCCCGTCGTCGACGCAGGTCCGTCGGCGCTCTGGACGCACCACCCTCCGTGGACGCTTCCTTCGCGTTCGACGAACTCCACGTCCGTCTCTTCGGAGAGGGTCGTCGCGCCGGCGGGTTCGAGTTCTTCGACGCGAAGCGTCAGCGTGAGCGAGTCACCACAGCACCCCACGTCGAGGAACTCTTCCCACTCGTCGCCGAGGGCCGCCTCGTCGTGGAACCGTTTCAGGTAGTTCACGAACCGGTCGGCCGTCAACTGGTCGCGGCCCCACGCGCTCAGTTCGTCCGGGAAAGAGACGACGACGCTCGTCGCCGTCGCTTCAGTCGCTGGTTCTGGTGCTGCCGATTCACTGGTCATGATTCACGATTGTTGTTCAAAGACTATGGGCCTGTCGCGGAATCGTCGCGCGTCCGTCAAACCGTGTGCCTCGGCACCGTATCCTGCCACGGATAAGAAACCTTATTCGGCGTCGCTCAGGACCGCAACGCATGGTCGAGTTTACGGTACCGGAGGTAGACTACACCCGGTACACGAATCGCCAACTCGCGGCCGTCCCCCTCGCGGTTCTCGCGGTGGCCCTGCTGGTCATCGGAGGGTGGTACGTCGCGACTGGTTCACCGGTAGACCCCGGCGTCGATTTCACCGGTGGCACCGAACTCCGTATCGCAACGGATGCCCCGCAAGACGAGGTCCGCGCGGCCTTCGATACCAACCCCGAGTCGATTCGCGCCGTCGCCGCCGACGGGACGTACGTGGTGACGTTCCAGTCCGGAAGCGCGACGACGACGGAACTCGAACAACAGGCCGAAGCGGCAGGCTTCGAAATCCGCTCCGTCGACGCTGTCTCCGCGAGTTTCGGTTCCGACACGCAACTGCTCGCGCTCGGCGGCGTCCTCGTCGCGTTCGCCGGGATGAGCATTCTCGTGTTCGCGATGTTCCGCACGTTCGTTCCCTCCATCGCCGTCGTCATCTCTGCGTTCTCAGACATCGTCATCCCGGTGGCACTGATGAACATCCTCGGCATCGAACTGTCGCTCGGAACCGTCGCAGCACTCCTCATGCTCATCGGGTACTCCGTCGACTCCGACATCCTCCTGAACAACCACATCCTCCGGCGCTCTGGTGACTTCTACGAATCGACGTACCGCGCCATGCAGACCGGTGTGACGATGACGCTGACGTCCATCGCGGCCATGATTGTCATGACCATCACGGCGACGCTGTTCGGCATTCAACTGCTCGCCGCTATCGGCACCGTCCTCGTCTTCGGGCTTACCGCCGACCTGATGAACACCTACATGCTCAACGTGACGCTCCTTCGCTGGTACAAGTTCGAGGGGGTGGCCCGATGAGTACCATCCGCGACAACTGGCGGGTCATCCTGCTCGTCATCGGCATCCTCATCTCGACGTTCGCCCTGTTCTCGCCGACGGTCGGGTCTCAACCCGCTATCGGCGAGGACGACAGCATGACCAACCTCAAGTACGGTCTCCAACTCGACGGCGGGACGCGAATCCGCGCACCGCTCGTCGGCGTCACCGCCGAGGACGTGGAGTTCAACGGGGACTCCGACCGCGTCGTCGAACAGCAAGTCGCCGCGCAGTTACCGGACGCCGACGCCGCGGACGTCATCGCCCGGCAGGGTGCCGAAGGCAACACGGTCGAAGCGACTGCCGAGAACGTCACCACCGACGACCTCAGCAGTGCGCTCGACGCGGCCGGATACGCGCACGGTGAGGTCAGAGACGGCGTCACCGAGACGACCCGAACGGAGACGGTCCGCGTCCTCGAATCGAAAATTAACGAGGCAGGACTCTCCGGCGGGACGGTCCAACAGGTAACCACGGCGACGAACGAACACTTCATCCTCGTCGAGGTGCCGAACCGTGACCGACAGGACGTCATCGACCTCGTCGGTGAGCGCGGGACCGTCCAAATCGACATCTACTACCCGACCTCCCAGAACGGGTCGCGGGTCTACGAGACGCGTGAGGCCGTCTTGACGCAAGCCGACTTCACGTCCATCGGGACGGCACAGGAACCACAGACTGGCGGTGGGGCGTTCGTCCCCGTCTCGGTCCGTGACGAACCAGCGCGGGACTTCCAAGACGACGTCGTCGAAACTGGTGTCGCCCAACCCGGCGGCACACAGTGTACGTACATGGATGAAGACGGCCGCAACACGACCGAAGGGTGTCTGCTCCTCGTCGTCAACGGCGAAGTCGTCAACGCCTTCGGGATGAGTCCCGGACTCGCCGACGGTATGCGCTCCGGCGAGTGGGCCAACGCACCGAGTTTCCAACTGCAGACGCTCAACACGTCCGAGGCACAGGAGATTGCCATCAACCTCCGTGCCGGTGCGCTCCCCGCGAAACTCGACCTCTCGGGTGAAGACGGCGGTACATCGTCGTACATCTCTCCGAGTCAGGGTGAGAACTTCAAGACCGACTCGCTCATCACGGGTATCATCGCCGTCCTCGCCGTCGCTGGGGTCGTCTTCCTCCGCTACGGCAAACCGCAGGTCGCACTTCCGATGATCGTCACGGGTCTCTCCGAGGTGTACATCCTCCTCGGGTTCGCCGCGGCAATCGGCTACCCACTCGACCTCTCGGTCATCGCTGGGTTCATCGCTGTCATCGGGACTGGTGTGGACGACCTCATCATCATCGCCGACGAGGTGATGGGCGAAGGGACGGTGAAGTCGCGCAAGGTCTTCCAGTCGCGCTTCCGCCGTGCCTTCTGGGTTATCGGCGCTGCCGCCGCGACGACCATCATCGCGATGAGTCCGCTCGCCGTGCTCTCGCTCGGCGACCTGCAAGGCTTCGCCATCTTCACCATCCTCGGCGTCATCGTCGGCGTCCTCGTCACCCGTCCGGCGTACGGTGACATCCTCCGAATCCTCCTGACCGAGGATCGCTGACACCACTTCTGGACTCGCTTTCACTGCGGCTTTTCTCCGTCTCTCGTAGACCCAGCACTGAGTGCGTGCTGTACGAGTGGTCTCCCCCGATTCTGGATAGGTAGCTGGTTCCGGTCGTTTCAATCTCGGGGTAATCTCCAGTAGAGTAATATAGTCTGAATGAAAACTATTGATTGAAGCGATTTCTGAGAAACCGCCGCCCGTCGGTGATTACGGTGCAAACCACTCCACTCATGGAAGAGACTCCACTTCGACACGACGACACGGACGCGATGACGACGACGACGACGGAGCGTCAGGGACGAAACGTATCCCCGGCAGATGACTTGGAGTATACGGCAATCGTTGCCCCGTACGACGACGCACCAGACGAGTGCACCATCTTCCCCGCAGGCCTCTCCGAGGACGAACTGGTGACGACGTGGATTTCCGCGCAAGAAGGTTCGTACGTCTCGCTCGACGAGATGGTGTAACCCTCCGCCGACACTCGTTCCCCCGCGACCAATCCTCCAACTAACCCGCCGCGCGACCAGATTTTTTGTGCCTCAGAAGTCCCCGAGCGACGCCTGTTCGTGCGCGGCCAGCACGTCCGCACACGTCGACCACGACTTCCGCGCGCAATCGGGCAGGATACCGTGCTCGCGGACGAACTCCCGCAAGAAGTCACGCGTCGTCTGGTCGCTCGGATAGCCGCTTCCGACGTCGCCGTACTCCTCGGCGATGGCGTCGACGCGGCGGTCACGTTCGACCTTGGCGACGATGCTCGCCGCGCCGACGATGGCGTGTTCGTCGTCGGCGCGGTGCTGGGCGTGAACCTCGACGGAGACGCCCGCGTCGGCGAGTCCGTCGCGGACGCGAGTGCCGAACCGCGACTCGCTCACGTCACCGGCGTCACAGACGAGTTCGTCGGCGTCGGCGGCGACTTCGGCCGCCGCTTCCACCTGCGCCCGGACGGTGAGGAGATTCATGTCCGTCTCGGGGTCGTCGATGGTCGCGGGTTCGACGAACGCGACACCGACCGAGATGTCGTCGCGTTCGCGGAGCGTCGCGGCGAGTTCCTC is drawn from Haloferax litoreum and contains these coding sequences:
- a CDS encoding glucose-6-phosphate isomerase yields the protein MQVDLGNVLDTASAHGVSRETLERLDGRVADAHERIEQGREDNEHGYEALNLPSTTDPDAIREAVSRFDDPNAVITVGIGGSALGAATLTDALDSDVDAYYLDNVDPEAVASLLDSLDLSQTVVNVVSRSGTTAETLANFLVVREAMADAGVDWADRTFVTTGEEGNLRDLAEKHDLPLLPVPDGVPGRFSVLSTVGLAAAAICGHDIEAILDGAAAQEARLSDSLFDSPAYAYGAVSFALAERGMLQNAMMPYAESLETFSEWFAQLWAESLGKDGLGQTPLRALGATDQHSQLQLYRAGPRDKLVTLVRATERDDVAIPETDLDGLAYLGGSSLSELLDAEFEATEASLVAADRPNVRIELERVDEYGLGELLYAMEAACVLYGELANVDTFVQPAVEWGKRAARGLLGGGDFEEADAVADKERLVVE
- a CDS encoding DUF7511 domain-containing protein, yielding MEETPLRHDDTDAMTTTTTERQGRNVSPADDLEYTAIVAPYDDAPDECTIFPAGLSEDELVTTWISAQEGSYVSLDEMV
- the secF gene encoding protein translocase subunit SecF, with amino-acid sequence MVEFTVPEVDYTRYTNRQLAAVPLAVLAVALLVIGGWYVATGSPVDPGVDFTGGTELRIATDAPQDEVRAAFDTNPESIRAVAADGTYVVTFQSGSATTTELEQQAEAAGFEIRSVDAVSASFGSDTQLLALGGVLVAFAGMSILVFAMFRTFVPSIAVVISAFSDIVIPVALMNILGIELSLGTVAALLMLIGYSVDSDILLNNHILRRSGDFYESTYRAMQTGVTMTLTSIAAMIVMTITATLFGIQLLAAIGTVLVFGLTADLMNTYMLNVTLLRWYKFEGVAR
- the secD gene encoding preprotein translocase subunit SecD, producing the protein MSTIRDNWRVILLVIGILISTFALFSPTVGSQPAIGEDDSMTNLKYGLQLDGGTRIRAPLVGVTAEDVEFNGDSDRVVEQQVAAQLPDADAADVIARQGAEGNTVEATAENVTTDDLSSALDAAGYAHGEVRDGVTETTRTETVRVLESKINEAGLSGGTVQQVTTATNEHFILVEVPNRDRQDVIDLVGERGTVQIDIYYPTSQNGSRVYETREAVLTQADFTSIGTAQEPQTGGGAFVPVSVRDEPARDFQDDVVETGVAQPGGTQCTYMDEDGRNTTEGCLLLVVNGEVVNAFGMSPGLADGMRSGEWANAPSFQLQTLNTSEAQEIAINLRAGALPAKLDLSGEDGGTSSYISPSQGENFKTDSLITGIIAVLAVAGVVFLRYGKPQVALPMIVTGLSEVYILLGFAAAIGYPLDLSVIAGFIAVIGTGVDDLIIIADEVMGEGTVKSRKVFQSRFRRAFWVIGAAAATTIIAMSPLAVLSLGDLQGFAIFTILGVIVGVLVTRPAYGDILRILLTEDR
- the rnhB gene encoding ribonuclease HII — encoded protein: MRIGVDEAGKGPVLGPMVAAAVRADPQTLPDGIADSKRLSPARREELAATLRERDDISVGVAFVEPATIDDPETDMNLLTVRAQVEAAAEVAADADELVCDAGDVSESRFGTRVRDGLADAGVSVEVHAQHRADDEHAIVGAASIVAKVERDRRVDAIAEEYGDVGSGYPSDQTTRDFLREFVREHGILPDCARKSWSTCADVLAAHEQASLGDF
- a CDS encoding CPBP family intramembrane glutamic endopeptidase, which codes for MAHDSAHSSASPSDHLQAYGGIIIVVALALIVGAMFGAVASGIGRGFLAPSDPLVDAIASAGQFVGFGVVGLAYLASRDDWDIIRLERPSKRDMLWIGGGLFALLVVYLAATALMNLLDIQSGESVLAQQGRENPVYFLYLTAVTIFLVGPTEELIFRGIAYGELRRLWGPAPAVVLSSAVFASIHLWSFSGEGMLISLGMVFVLGSVLAIIYEQSGNLLVAAVAHGLFNAVQFLASYAQTTGLL
- a CDS encoding DUF5812 family protein; translated protein: MTESERTGTFLVTAADDQSAVLRDVQSGQVHTLSSNPGVSEEEAVRGTVAPDPPMNVSWQLVEVESRWTVSIERSSESPTTNSRTIASENPEGELVTQERAGTGEIHVLSVPEEMTEQAVDDILSDREGLLSRAARLDVNRVEVRSGPGVVSVRYMP
- a CDS encoding DHH family phosphoesterase, which produces MSAPQQLHELLSEGNELNIVCHNNPDPDCLASALALGRIAAAAGVDESHIHILYDGDISHQQNRAFVNLLDIDLGKFDPKTVRDRPPESLLAFVDHSIPGANNRVPKDTPIDIVIDHHPANGIDARFVDHREHIGAAATILTEYVEALDIDIDEALATALLFAIRRETLNFLRSVTREEYEAAAFLHESADHELLRRLSAPSFTGETLDAIATAIGNRRVKRSVLVSHVGRTTERDALPQAADYLATLEGVETAIIFGVIDDAIQLSARSPDPRIHAGNVLRKAFSDVGSAGGHHDVAGGEIPLGIFGDYTSDDETLLRIVEEVVTARLFAELKIADESNK
- a CDS encoding TIGR00341 family protein, with translation MRLVHVLIPIGRLEDVLDELDDEGIDYAVSEEIGRGEYEAQVSFPLPTSAVEPVLTRLRGVGLEEAGYTIVVSAETVVSKRFAETKKKYTDLSLSRAELVSRAEDMAPPLSTFVVMTIVSAVVATTGLLSNSAAVIIGAMIIAPVMGPAISASVGSVLYEPKLFRRGVGLQVLGVLLAIASGLVFSLLVKETLLVPPGFNPIEVPQVQERLTPNILSLVLAVGAGVAAVFSLTRGVSSVLVGAMIAVALVPPAATVGIGIAWDAPLAILEAGTLLLVNILAVNLVALSLLWVSGYRPVSEGDAGYARKRTIQLLGIITFSLLVLGVILSGVTLLSIADAQFKQNLNTEIADVLSQQRYQNVRLVEVHIDVSPVQGLLFSEDPEVTILVDSPGGVLPSGLAEAIRTTIKEEQGYDVIVLIEAVDASRPADDEATMTERVAVPSRVAI
- a CDS encoding NOB1 family endonuclease gives rise to the protein MRILDSSAFIHEYHTDDETASIPLVKEELTGEHAFRFDAQEGAGMYVHIPGQGTVDKVLRAAKETGDADVLSETDARLIAAAFELDAVLVTDDYAMQNVAERLNVTVEVIAQDGISEQRSWKFQCQGCGREFDENKDRCPICGMGLARKNPA